GTATTCTGTGTCTGTTATCTCTATGTTATTGTTTCCTATGTTTTGGATTattggaaaagaaaaaaaagtatttgcatgcttttcttcttcttcctttccaCATTTTCAAAtgcattttgtttattttttttgtttaactgTAGATTATGATTAGCTTCCTGCACTTGTGTTTTTCCAGCTTGATTCAGTgacaaataaaacaaacaagctCATTGCTGGTAGGCAAATTTCTCCTGGTGTGTTCTATGGATCACCACACGGAGTGCCTCCAAAGAGGCCATCAAGTTTACTGCGGGTATTGCGTGAAATACACCTTGATATTGCTGGAAGACGTAAATCCAACTTAAGGTATATGTGATGATTTTTTTTGCTCTGCTTTACATTCATTTGAGCCAGGCAATAATCCCTTTTTAAGTGGTTGCTTGTTTCCATTTATACATTATAAGCTGTCTTGtctttcttgccaatggtttaAATGTTTTACCAGGAAGCAAATATGGGCTACATTTCCAAAACAGGATGATGCTATGAAATTTGCAAAAGAACAAGACAATGTTCGCATATTCAGTTACCAAGACCACTTCAGTGGTCAAAGAAGATTTCTTGTTTCAACCTATCAAGAGTTCTGGAGAAGGTTACTATTATTACAAAATTTCTTCAGCATTTTAGTTTTGTGTTTGACTTTTTTGCTGCTTGTGTTTCTTGTTGACTAAAAGTTGATCTTACAACAATGTCTAGGTACAAGAATATGGATTCGAAGTCACGTCATCATTATGAGGTGATTCAAGAGGTAAGCATCTGTTGATGAATATCCAGTTCAAGAGCCAAAACCTAAAAATGTATCGTTTCTGGCATGATGTTTTCTTAATTGATCAATATTTCATTTTAGTTGGGTTTATAGCAAAACTTTCACTGCTTGCAATTCATTTGCCCATTACGCTGATGATGCTCATCCAAGTATAGTTTGCACTAGTATGCCAACAGCAAGCGACCCTTGTGTTTAATGATAGTCGATAAATTTCTCTAacacaataaatatttttttgcaGCTGACCTGTCAATGTTTTCCCCTCAACTTTGCATTTGTATGAATTGAGCTGCTTGATAATCCAGAAATTTTGACAACATGACATCACCTTTTTCTTTCCTAAGTCCTGACTCATTTTAAAGAGCGCATATACGTAGGACATCTTCAGTTTATCAAATCttgattttttatttcaaaagtTGAAATGACTTGCGGATGGAAGTGGAGAGATTGAAACAAGAAACTAGAATTAGTGTATTATTAAAGCTTGTTCAACAAACTGAAAAGAGCATTGTGTAGTTTGCTTGATTTGGCAACTAAACACACATGCATGATTCATGTATTCTCTTAAAGGTGTAAAAGCAATAAAATGGAGGAGTTACAAGTCGTCAAATGCTCAGTTACATACCCTTGCCCTTCTGTGATTCCCTGCAATAATTGTAAGAACGATTGACCTTCTTGTTTTAAAATTATATCTCATAAATTTTTGTGAGGCATTAGAAAGAAGAAACAGATATTCCTCAAAGACAAACCTGAAGTTCTCCTTTGCTCTTGAATAAACTCACATACTATTTTGGGGTGTCCTAGACAGGAGAAGTTATCACATTTTCTAACATAATATCATATATGGATTTCCACGATATCCCCTTTCAGAACGAATGAGGGAGAGAGTGTGGGAAGTACACAACTATTAGAAAGGCTATATTTTATATCCAGGCTAAGTCCTTtataattggattttggaacaaaGTGATAACTCTCCATAGAGGGTGGAGGATAAAAGGAATACATAACTGCGTTGTCCACTTGTCTGGCATTCTTTCTCAAATTTGTTACTTCTTTTTCAAATGAGACAATCTAATCTCTTTGTTGGGTTATGCTATACTTGCAGGGTTTCCCTTGTCATCTCTACTTTGATCTGGAGTTCAATAGATTGGAGAATATTGATAAAGATGGTAATCAAATGGTTGATCTTCTATTGCTGGTCATGTTTGAGGCATTATATGAGAAATATCAAATACAAGGGGAAGAAGATTGGGTTGTAGAACTCGATTCCTCCACTGAAGGTAGGGATGTGACCTAGGTGAGTGATTTAGAGATTTGTGTACATGGACTTGAGGTTCACAACTGAGTTTTCAAAAGTTTCTTCTTTGGcctttgttcatttttgtattttccGATTACTTGCTGTTGAGAGTTTGTACATCCAATATAGTTGGCAAATTTCCCCATTTTCAAATTTCTTTCAAAACCGCAGATTGTGTTCTGTTCAATCTGATAACTCATTAGTTCGTGCAGTCTGATTCATTATTTGTTTCACAAAACTGGGTTTAAAGTCTAAGATTTATGTTAATTGGTTGCATGTGGCAGCAAAGTTCTCTCGCCATTTGGTACTACGTATTCCAAAGGTGGCTTTCAAGGACAATTCCCATGCTGGTGCTTTTGTTTCTGAGGTATGCCTGCAATCAATTCTGTTTGGTGCTCGATGAAGCTTCGCTAATTATTCCTGTTAAACATAGAATAGAAAGAGGGAAAATACACATGGAAGCAATGGAAATATTATCATAAGAATGGTTGAACATAGTTTGCCATCTCTAATTGTTATATCTTGACTATATTAAGATCTGATTGTGTGGAACTTAACTTTCATGCAATTGTAATATCTGAACTCCACCGTGTCATCTCTTGTCTTGCGTACGCCTGTCTAAACATCTGCAGCTTTTTTCTGCCAATATCAGTTGTTCTCACGAATTTATAGCGCAAGGGAGAAGGATGCAAGATTCCAGCAACTCTTTATTTCCAAAGATTCTAGCTCTGCAGGACCTTCTATGCAACTATTTGTGGATAATGCTGTATATACAAGAAATCGTTGCTTCCGCTTAGCTCTATCATCAAAAGCTGGGAAGACCTCGGTGCTTCGGCCTACTGGGCGGTTCAAGTGTAGGGATATGGTACAGGACTTCTCTGTGCCtttttttcatttgaaattAGTTGTGTAGCTTAAACAATTACTGTTCTATAAGACTATAACTGCCATTTacctttattgaaaatctagaAAAATTGATACATGTTGCTCATCTTCCCAGCTACTA
This genomic stretch from Spinacia oleracea cultivar Varoflay chromosome 3, BTI_SOV_V1, whole genome shotgun sequence harbors:
- the LOC110784096 gene encoding uncharacterized protein isoform X2, with the translated sequence MDDVDRLFECFKCGVNPPESAIRERKTSVSRLKKDNSSVKDNNSPSSAGQGDKITPNACRRSESLDSVTNKTNKLIAGRQISPGVFYGSPHGVPPKRPSSLLRVLREIHLDIAGRRKSNLRKQIWATFPKQDDAMKFAKEQDNVRIFSYQDHFSGQRRFLVSTYQEFWRRYKNMDSKSRHHYEVIQEGFPCHLYFDLEFNRLENIDKDGNQMVDLLLLVMFEALYEKYQIQGEEDWVVELDSSTEAKFSRHLVLRIPKVAFKDNSHAGAFVSELFSRIYSAREKDARFQQLFISKDSSSAGPSMQLFVDNAVYTRNRCFRLALSSKAGKTSVLRPTGRFKCRDMCEEDVFMASLICNMDDDCEKLLVCKMDLDCVKTLQFDTEVKFTCRRPASVLQEFPANICGSDVSRSYLTGASPFPSLDAFIESVASFGAVTGKIRSWYWFSEYRLLVYSMSKSRYCERIGREHKSNHVMYVVDLQWALYYQKCYDPDCQVRGTQEFLMMP